CTGCCAGTAAGATAAAGCAGTCACATAATGTAGCTTTATATGGAATATTAATCGATTCATTTACTGTCCTTGTTTTATTATATCTGTTTAAGGAAGAAAGGAAAAACaagagaaataaaatgtttacacaGGCTATATGCGCCTAATCAGCATAGCTCTAAGATTAGCATCAATTAttcgaattaaaaatatacttgagTCTAGAATGACAGGTGTTCCCCAAGGTATCATCTTTGGACCGACTGTGAAACAACAATTCATCTGAATTTCACTGAAATTATGTGTTAGTGATTAAAAAATTAGCTACCATTAACAACGGTCTATGTGAGATGTGATAGTAATCCCCAGTGgagcccagtagggccaaggcctgccggggctgcgggattctttgaaagagttaccgcggtacCTGCTAGGTCTACGGTCTataaggcctacgaaggaacataatgggttttagtcagtagagtctgacactccctcaccactgctaacccacagcaggaggagtcatttgatgatttctcatcagaaaaaaaaataagatgtgATAGATAGTAATGGTGTAGGTACAATAAAACTAACAATATCATCAATAATTGTATTGGTCAATAATAGAGCATGCCGTACTCAACATCATAGTCGATGACAGGCTCTTTATTTTCCCGCGTTAACTGTTCTCCAAGAGGTCCTGGATCATGCGGCTCTTCAATCTTTTCCGGATTAACCTCTATACTACCCATACGCCTATTCTTGAAAATTTTAGCCAATTCTGGGTGCACCCGTATGTATTGAGCCAGCTTATCCTTGTTCACCGTACCGTTAACAACTATATCTCTAAACGTATCGTTACTCATGAAATTTTCATTCATATCTCCGATTTGATCCAACCTGGCTTGCAGGCCGTCATCTATTTTCACCATTTCCACTTGATGAACATTAACAATGGATTTACGATCCTTCCTGAACTGTTTCTTCAACAGCTCGATGAATTTTTTCAACTCCTTTGTCTTTCTCTTTCGCTGAGTAGTTCCATTTCTGTAAGCCCTGtctaatattttttggatttctGATACTATCCTTCTGATGCTTTCTCTGATTTTCCTCTTCCTCCTATCTCTATCACGTTTTCGTTTATTCCTTTCAGCCTCTTTTTTCTTGTTGTCCTCTTCTTTGGAACCGGTCTGAGCATTTTTCTCATTTGAGTCTGTGGAGAAGCTGCTGCCTTCAAATGAAATGTCTAAGCCCTGATACATGTCGTAGTTGGTCACTTGAAGTCCGCAGCAGACGTATGCAGTTCTACCGCAAAAAGAATCGCCTCGGTAAATACGGTATTCTGCGTCACATTCTGGTGGTAGCATGCAGTTACCCCATGGCATGTCGTGTTGGTTTGGATCTCCGCAAGGAACCGCCCATGGTCCTGAAATTTTCAGTTGATAATGATATCAAAAAGAATACTTAGTAAACCCTTTCAACGGTCGCAGCGCAGACCGGCAATgcatattcaaagaaaaaacaactGAGTTTCCCTTCATTACTtagttaattgaatatttaatctTAACAATTATTACAATCCCGTTTAAATTAACAGGGCGCTGTGCCTCGACATGAGTAAAATTAGTTTTAGAAATACACACAATTCttactataataaatatacttactagCTGCCGCCATGTTGACGACGTCACCACGGGGTTGTGACGAGTTAAGAGCCTCAAACTTCTTCTGCATCCAATGTTCGTCCCACTCATCTAACCAGAACTTCATCTCCAGGTCAGAGCTGGTTTGAGGTTCTTCTTCTTCTACTTGTTTTTTATGTCTTCGAAAGTCTTTGCTTTTTGCTAAGCCTCTATATCGTCTGTGCCTTAGTTCGTTCAGCACTGGGTCCATGAGGAAGTATTCCTTAGCTATTCTTTTATCGATGTTCTCAGTCATTTTAGAGGCTATATCTTTTCCTAAATTAAGGGTGTCCTCGTGAGTTCTTACTTTTTTCAAAACGGTGGCCTTATTTTGTGCAGATTTCTTATCCTTCTCATCTTGTTgctttttgttttggtaatatCTCATTGAACCAGTGGGGCTTTTGGAAGCTCCAGTGTCTTTTTTAGATTCGTCCAACATTGCCGCATTTCGTAGAACATTATCCTTAAGATTTGTATATACTGATCCTTTGATGGCACTTAatgataaaatcaataaaaatatatacaaatatctcatgttttatttcatggtcAGTCTGCTTTTCTTGAGATTTTTTCTTTAAGAAtcgtaaaatttaaaattcttatcaagatatatttaaaatagaaaaaacgaTAAAATGTTTATGGTGTGATTTATTTCACATAAATATTCTGATAAATTCTGGCTGggacataaaaatatagtttaaactGCTATTGTATGAGTCTCTGGTATGGTATGAAAATCTACAACTATTAGTATCTTTTACAGAACAAATGGTATAGCAATATTTGAAGTGAACTCACTATACCTACAACATTCTGGAACAAACAAacctaagaaaatattaattaaatccaattgGAGTTCTGAAGCAAAACAAATCATTAACcaaagaagtattttatttacttacaaaacaaaattcttagttattaaattaaaggtGTGTTTTGAAGTGAGCTGCTGACTGCAACTGCCAACCGTACGTGCAGTGACTGCATGAAATGAGTTGATATCTGAGGTTGACTGAATGTGCTCTTGCTGCTTCAACCCAACACTGTTTTATGTAGATATTAGAGTATGGTCagacctgctgtcttgtatggatcagagtgctggcccacaaaagcgacgaatgaaagacaattgcatgcggcagagatgagaatgttaagaggtatgtgtggggttacgcgaatggatagagtgaggaatgagtatataagaggaagtttgaaagtggcgccggtatcagaaaaactgcgtggaaaccggctgtcgtggtatgggcatgtgatgcggaggaatgagagtcatgttgtgaggaaggtgatgagtatgaacgtggacggatatagtggaagaggaagaccaaaaaaacgatgtaagaaagaatgttacttgtgagatgacggcagatagaagagtatggaagaagaaaacatgctgcgccgaccccaaatgaaattgggataagggcaggaggatgatgatgatatacaaACCAGTAAAGCAGCCACAGCCGATTTCAAGCAGTCGCTGCATGTGCGGTTGGCAGTAACAGGCCACAGTTAGCATTCAAAACAAATCTTAGATCAATTTATAACTTCAACTACAGCCTCAGGTTTTTCTAACCATACTCTATGGTCACTATCCTTATTGGTGGGAAAGTTGCGTATAGCATTACAGGTTTTACATGTCCACTCTATTATCTtagatttgttttttcttttaattttcattgtggCTGTCTCCTTGTGAATTAGTATGCATCtgcattttttacatatttgccTTTTTATGTCTGGGTGTCTgcaatagtaaataaaatatatatatattttttacgaaCATTGAGACATTAAAAACAACGTGCTTATAATATGACTATCCTTAATACTACTACTCAcatctttaaaacatttttcttggCAACGTTGACTATCAGATTTCCATAGTAGGAAGACAGCATTGGATTTTTCTCTGCTATAAGTTTACTAATCTGAaaaagttattataaaaatattaagtttcaaACTTTAGTTTGTAGTTAGAAACTATGATTAACTTTAACTCTCAGTAAGAGAATGTAATTAAACAGATAACTTACTTGGTATAAATAATTCATTCGCTGAAAGGAATCGTTTCCATGAAccttcttcattttatttaattatttaagtcttctctgtttattatattttaaaaactccAGAATCAAAAACAAGTTGAGAGAACTGAAAACTGAAACTGACATGACATGTGCATGACACTAACGACAAAACAGCTGATTGCAACTGATCCTCAGAACTCAAAAGATTGTGGTCTTCATTTACTTGTGATTATCACTTTTTAGATATGCTTAGTGTTCCTGAAATCAAAATTTTAGTGCacctttctttaaaattaacgtttcattttttttcaagccttttattaaaatattttattatcttatttCTGAACGATAATATGCGTTCCAggtttttgaaaacttttggaAAGAGACAACTATTTTTCTCTGTGAAGCAAAAACGAGATAGCTTATTTTTCATGATTCATGTTACGCAGTATGATACTCTTGACCGCGACTGTTGATTTCCTTCTGTCCTGGTGAAATCccgaatttcaaattaattttagaaatctttatcttttgatttttttgaccTTATTCTCTGTGTAGTTACTGTCTATCGTGCTACTTAATTGTTGATATATTCAGTTTGAGTGCACTTGAAACATTTCCAGTCTTTCGTAATTTTCTATATGCCCTTTTTTGACCCTTGGTAAAATTAACGCTATTATACAATGTTGTCTAAAAAGCGCTTAATTGTTTCACGAATAGTGAATAAAGGAAGATGTTTTCGATGTTTCGCTACAAAATCAGACGTTGGTGAAATAgaaattccattttcaaatgggtaagtttgaggttatgttttatAAGGTTATGGAGATAAGTTAcacttttaacaataaagaAGTTATAACCAGTAAAGGGTAGTCTTAAAATACTCGTTATTCTTCAATGCAGCCCTTCCATTCCTGCAGGCCACAATCCCAAATAAAAGCAACAACTTTTATCTTATAAGTgtccaataacaaaaaaatatctgaatttaTGGGTGCTTATGTTATTTCTCATAATTGTTGTAGTCCAAACTGCTGCTATGGCCCAGCGTAACAAACACAGACAGCCCTTTCTGTACCAATAACTTGTATTACCATATACCATTACTAACTACTATGTAACTTACACTTACTAATTTACATTCTTATTTTCATCTTTCCAGAACCACAATTAAGTTTGAAACGGGCAAATATGCAAGATTTGCAGATGCAGCGTGCGTTGCTAATCTTGGAAACACAGCAATCCTATCAACAGTCGTCTCTAAGGCTAAACAGAGCACAGCGTCGTTCCTACCTCTTGTGGTAGATTATAGACAAAAGGCTGCGGCTGCTGGACGAATACCTACCAATTTTTTGAGGAGAGAATTGGGTGAGATTTAATTCACAATATTCTTGTAATGAAGTAAAAGGGTTCTAGTCCTATCCATGGTGACAAGAAATATATGTAACGCtctttcaaaaaataaacaatacactCTTTCTGTTGTATAATTCCTCCTACAAGTAACAAAACCAAAAATGTTAATAAGCATTAACCATGCTGTAATTCAAGCAAAATAATCCCCAGTATAATATACATAACTATGGTCCATATTTCCACTTAGGAATGTTTTcactgacaaaataaaaaattatattcctTCAAACAACTgcttacttttaaaattaaatgtcgtattttattgtaagtaaatatttgaagaatagtaatgtttattttgtcactGAACTAGCTTAAGACAGCTCAATATTTTGGTCAGCTCTgtaaaaaccaaacaaaacttatttatttatttaataagtacagtGACAGACTACAGGTTAAGACAATCAAGAAAAACAACAGTTAGCATACAGTACATAAATCTGAAGTCCAATTATTCCTGTACATAACATTCAAGGATTAATATGCTTCGTTAGAGACAGTAAAGTTGAAGTACATATTACCTAAATAACAAAATCTTTTCCAGGCCCAACAGAACGTGAGATCCTAACATCACGTTTAATAGACCGCTCCCTCCGGCCTCTATTTCCCAGCAACTACTTCTATGACACTCAGATAGTATGCAACATGCTTGCGGTAGACGCAACCAATCCGCCGGAGACAGTTGCAATTAATGCAGCTAGTGCTGCTTTGGCTTTATCTGATGTGCCGTGGAATGGGCCTGTTGGGGCTGTGAGGTAtgactaattacttatttttacttttacaaaagTTGTTTATATCCTCTTGATATGTCTTACCACGTAATGGAGAGCATGTATGTACAATGTTGTTCTTGTACCTGATCTCTCTCAAGTTGTGTCAGATTGCTGACCAGTTGGGCTGTGAGAGTAAGAGATTAGAGAGTTCACCTATGTTCACCACCACATGAAGGTCAACTTAATACATAGTATAAGAAAAAGTCATTTTAGTTTATTAACAACTCAGAAATTACGTAACTGATTGGGCTGAAATTTGATGGAGAGGTAGCTTAGAAAatggttataggatacttttatcCCCATCAAGGTATCAAAAGTAACTTCCTCTGGTGGCTGAAACCGTGAGCGAAAGTTAGTCACAACAGTTATTTAACTTAATAACAAAAACTCCTTCAACAGGGTAGGCCAAATAGACAATGAAGTGATAATAAACCCAACTCGCAAGGACTTACAAAACTCAGTGCTCAACCTGGTGGTGGCTGCTACCAACCGCAACTTAGTTGTGATGATGGAGGGCAGCGCCCAGGATATACTCCAGCAAGACCTGCTCAAAGCCATCAAATTAGGTATGCAAGTAagttcagtaattttgtttttatgtgtgACTTCCCTGCAtatgaatatgtttttttttactctttttattattgtaaacagTTTGCTTATCTACACCATCTATACTCTAaagtctccgaaactactaaaccaaattgaaaaattggtgacattttatccaggtacgggaggCAGTTTCCATCTTTCAGGGATACAtacccatttatcaaggaacgCCAAATGCTATTTTAAATCCGGGGGTGCGGAGTAGTTCCATTGGGAGCGAGTGAAACTGTTGGCGGGAACTAGTATTATATAAtccctaatatttatttttctaaccaTAACCAATAATGTTTCAGGTACCAAAGAGGCCCAACACATAGTGAAAGGCATAGAGAAGTTACAGAAACTCCATGGTAAGACCAAGCGGGTATATGAAACCCCTCCCGGGTTACCTCAGGAAATCGTCGACTGTATCAACACACTGTCTTCTATGAAGATTAGAGAAATATTGaggtaaaaaatacatttgactGCACTTTTTTACTCCACTGTTCTACTTGTTCACTTCTTGaggaaacaataaaattgttttatatttataactcaAATTAAAAGAgcattaaactaaaaatatctattGCACACAATACATAAGTATCAAAAATTATCGAAGCATACcaactagctgttccctgcgGTTCTTCTCGCCACCCGAGGAAATTACATCCCGCACCCCGCACGGATGAAAAGTagcatacctatgtatttctcaGGACTATCCGTGTACGAAATGCATTAAttgcttcagtagttttggcatgaaagcccCACATACATTATTACTTTATATATAAAGTATTACTTCATTGATTGGCCGTTAAACCATATTTATTCAATCCCCAGTGACTACTCCCACGACAAGATGTCCAGAGACAACGCGATATCGGACCTCCGTCAAACAGTGCTTAACCAGATGCGCGAAACAGAGGCCGATGTAGCACAACTACAGGACTGCTTCAACGCTAACCTGAAGAGTATATTCAGAGATATGATATTTGAGAAGGAAATACGCTGTGATGGGAGGCATTTAGATGAGTTGAGGCAGATTGGTTGTCAGGTaagattggaaaaaatattgaatactcTCAATGCAATATGTGTGAAAAcgcgaaataaaataatgaaaacaattattatcaaaacgatAAAAGAAAATGAAGTTATTTTGAGATGCTTTAccaaatgaatatgacaacacaatttatttttgacctagtcaactactcaattatgtaaatatgacTTCCCGGGCGGTTGCCCGAGTATctgggtagaggaggtcagatagtgcagttgctccttgtaaaacactgatgcTCAGCTTCATCCAGTtacgactggaagccgaccccaacataattgagaAAAGACTCGAAAGATGTATACAGATTATTGACACgcattttttatgtactttttccCGTAATTGTGTGTTGTCTTGTGttaatgtgtttttgtttgcttCGTTCAGGTTTCCTTATATGAGCCTCTGCACGGCAGCGCAGTATTCCAGCGCGGTCAGACGCAGGTGCTGTGCACTGTCGCCTTCGACTCGGCCGACAGTGCGCTCAAGATGGACACGCTCACCATGCTTACTAGGTGAGTGCGGGTATATTATACCCAGGTATCTCTATACGAGCCGCTGCACGGCTCAGTAAGTCAGTTCAGTCAGctttcagactttctggcttctgactacccgtaccttacgactgccaaggatgttcaaatgacagccggaacctacagtttatcgaaCAGAAGAACTCGTTATAACAACCGCGCATctctgcttggaggattcttttttcgaacgtcattgtgacaagataTATTTTAGTTTGGCGGGAATACGATTTTGCCGCGCTTTTGACtaattttagttaatatttaaactatttcttgttaaataaacctgcttctgttattttttaatttgatagtcACCGATTCGATGTAGGTATGTCATTTACTTAGCATATTTTAACTTCGTCTTTCAAATTTCAGCGGCATAAAAGAAAAGAGTTTCTTCCTCCACTACGAGTTCCCCTCCTACGCGACCGGCGAGGTGGGGCGGAGCGGGCCGGCGGGGCGGCGCGAGGCGGGGCACGGAGCCCTGGCCGAGCGGGGGCTGCTGCCTGTGGTGCCGCAGCTGCCGTATACCGTCAGGCTCACTGCTGAGGTGCTGGAGTCTAACGGTGAGGAATCTAGTTCAAAAGTCTGGAGCTAAAACCAAGAGAATCCTGTCTGTCACATGAACATATATTATCGTCGCCGTCTGAAAACATActgaaaactacaaaatatactgAGATTAACGTCTTGCCACActgtattatttgtaaatatcacTTCTTATATGGAATTCAGTTTATGAATATGTGACAAAAAAATTCACACCTTATAACTCtttaatgactgtgtttcggatggcacgttaaactgtaggtcccggctgtcattgaacatccttggcagtcgttacgggtagtcagaagccagtaagtctgacaccagtctaaccaaggggttgcccgggtaactgggttgagggggtcagatagggcagtcactccttgtaaaacactggtactcagctacatccggttagactggaagccgaccccaacatagtttgggaaaaaggctcggaggatgagaacTCTTTAATTATAGCCTGCATTAAATGCCATATTTACAACTCCACAATTCCTTCCAGGTTCAAGTTCAATGGCATCAGTATGCGGCGGTTCCCTCGCCCTGATGGACGCGGGAGTCCCCCTGACGGCGCCGGCGGCCGGCGTGGCGATAGGCCTGGTGTCCCGCCCCGACCAGACAGGACAGATAGCTGACTACAGGATACTCACTGATTTGTTAGTGAGtctgactttttatttttgtagagatgcatcatcatcctccggcccttacttcaattttatttgtggtcggcggaACATGGTCTCTCATCGGAACATGGTCCGTCATCTTGCAAgtcaaattatttctaacaatATCGCCTTTCGGCTTGAATAGAAATATAGAGAGTACTGGtgaagaaatagaaaaaaaacttaaatgaaGCTGAAAATTTACTTTTTAACTGTCAATcctacttataaacgtgaaggTTATTTGTGGAAGGTACTGAAATTATtctgatgaaactttgcagtaaaAAACTAGTAGTAACTTTGCGGTTTCTTTTTCTATAGAAAGTGTGTTTTATCTTGAGCCCCTGACCTCGACCCAACACTTACCGACTATTTCTTCTCATTCATATTTTGTGTTCGCTTGAGTAAACTAAATTTTCCACATCACAGGGTATAGAAGACTACATGGGCGACATGGATTTCAAAATAGCCGGTACCAAGAAAGGCATCACCGCGCTACAAGCCGATATCAAAGTGTCCGGCCTGCCGCTCAAGATAGTCATGGAGTCCGTGCAGAAGGCATGCGACGCTAAGAGCAAGATTATCGATATTATGAATAAGTGTATCGATAAACCGAGGTTAGTTTATGACCACTCTGTTATGAAATGTGGTCTTAAAAAGTACCAGATTAAGTGCTAGGTTTAGACCCTTAACTTTGTTCGGGTTCTGTAAAATCTTGGTGCCCCGGTGTTTTTGTGGCGCCCTTTTCTACAGTTTTCTACCGACTACCacataaaaaagttttcttgCTAGGAAATTTCTCAACATGCGcatatgtaactatgtaagtaCCTCGTGTTTGACCTTAATAAGAACTTTGCACCTAATTATGTGTTTTGCAAAAGGACGAAATGTTTTAGAAACTCTTTTTCACCTAATATAACTATTTGTcaaaacctaataaataaaattttcatattaCAGAGAAGGGCACAAAGAGAACATGCCAGTTATCGAAGAAATGGAGGTGGAAGTGCACAAGAGACCCAAACTCCTCGGAATGGGAGGCGCCAACCTCAAGAAGTTATATGTGGAAACTGGTGTACAGGTAATATTTCACTCATCTATCGCAAAACTTATTGCTCACATTAAATAGCTTAACCCTAAAGTTGGCTACTAGATATTCTGAAACAGCCAAAATGTATGAACAGTATTTTCTTTATACACGCTGTAGTGTTCTATTGTGTGTGGCAAATGACTAACTACATAGCAGTAAAGATATTTGAAAAGGACTGGTTTTTAAAAAGCTTATAATCAATAAAATGTACGACTCTCCGTAAACAAGTGTTcgtatacaaaaatacaataaggttgaaattcgGCACACCCTGTAAAAGAATCTGTTTTGGCAGTTTCAAAACGATTTTTAGACAATGGGGCATTTAGTTGATGGTACATTGTAAGTATCGTGAATAGCCAACTTCTGACCGTCAAcatcattaattattatattaaaccCCCCCAGGTAACACCAATAGACGACATAAAATACAGCGTGTTCGCGCCATCTCAAGCGGCCATGGACGAGGCTCGCAGCCGCATCGCTTCCTGGCTCAACACTGAAAAAACACCAGAATTGGAGTTCGGAGCGATATATAAGGCTAGAGTCGTGGAAGTAAAGGATATTGGGGTCTTAGTGACCTTGTTCACCGGCATGACGCCGGCTTTGGTGCATAATATGCAACTGGATCATAGAAAGGTGAggattttatgttatttttgcgttgggaaatttatttttttttactctcgatgggaatattattatgtataatttaaaagtttgttaAGTCACATTTGAATTATAAGAACTTTCGGAGTTAAATAAAGACATCGAAAATGCACTCCTATCTGTTATTAACttaggtaaaatataaaaagacagTAGATCTGTCGTTgctgtaaattatattaaagttaaCTTACATAAAAGATTTTTGCTTACCTACTAGCAATGCAACTGATCCGATTCCGGATCAGTAATGTTCCTGTTCAACCTAAGTCTGCAAATAATCCT
The sequence above is a segment of the Helicoverpa armigera isolate CAAS_96S chromosome 20, ASM3070526v1, whole genome shotgun sequence genome. Coding sequences within it:
- the LOC110382798 gene encoding uncharacterized protein LOC110382798, producing MRYLYIFLLILSLSAIKGSVYTNLKDNVLRNAAMLDESKKDTGASKSPTGSMRYYQNKKQQDEKDKKSAQNKATVLKKVRTHEDTLNLGKDIASKMTENIDKRIAKEYFLMDPVLNELRHRRYRGLAKSKDFRRHKKQVEEEEPQTSSDLEMKFWLDEWDEHWMQKKFEALNSSQPRGDVVNMAAARPWAVPCGDPNQHDMPWGNCMLPPECDAEYRIYRGDSFCGRTAYVCCGLQVTNYDMYQGLDISFEGSSFSTDSNEKNAQTGSKEEDNKKKEAERNKRKRDRDRRKRKIRESIRRIVSEIQKILDRAYRNGTTQRKRKTKELKKFIELLKKQFRKDRKSIVNVHQVEMVKIDDGLQARLDQIGDMNENFMSNDTFRDIVVNGTVNKDKLAQYIRVHPELAKIFKNRRMGSIEVNPEKIEEPHDPGPLGEQLTRENKEPVIDYDVEYGMLYY
- the LOC110382796 gene encoding polyribonucleotide nucleotidyltransferase 1, mitochondrial, with the protein product MLSKKRLIVSRIVNKGRCFRCFATKSDVGEIEIPFSNGTTIKFETGKYARFADAACVANLGNTAILSTVVSKAKQSTASFLPLVVDYRQKAAAAGRIPTNFLRRELGPTEREILTSRLIDRSLRPLFPSNYFYDTQIVCNMLAVDATNPPETVAINAASAALALSDVPWNGPVGAVRVGQIDNEVIINPTRKDLQNSVLNLVVAATNRNLVVMMEGSAQDILQQDLLKAIKLGTKEAQHIVKGIEKLQKLHGKTKRVYETPPGLPQEIVDCINTLSSMKIREILSDYSHDKMSRDNAISDLRQTVLNQMRETEADVAQLQDCFNANLKSIFRDMIFEKEIRCDGRHLDELRQIGCQVSLYEPLHGSAVFQRGQTQVLCTVAFDSADSALKMDTLTMLTSGIKEKSFFLHYEFPSYATGEVGRSGPAGRREAGHGALAERGLLPVVPQLPYTVRLTAEVLESNGSSSMASVCGGSLALMDAGVPLTAPAAGVAIGLVSRPDQTGQIADYRILTDLLGIEDYMGDMDFKIAGTKKGITALQADIKVSGLPLKIVMESVQKACDAKSKIIDIMNKCIDKPREGHKENMPVIEEMEVEVHKRPKLLGMGGANLKKLYVETGVQVTPIDDIKYSVFAPSQAAMDEARSRIASWLNTEKTPELEFGAIYKARVVEVKDIGVLVTLFTGMTPALVHNMQLDHRKIQHPSVLGLDVGSEIQVKYFGRDPVSGHVRLSRKVLTSPPPGIVKKLDKS